Proteins encoded within one genomic window of Bacillus sp. F19:
- a CDS encoding aldehyde dehydrogenase family protein, producing MKQHLWINGQNMEASKYQELKSPYTDELLAEVAIADQNQVKAAVDAASEAISKMNALPAYKRADILLKTAHLLAERKEEAAVIIAKEAAKPIKTARAEVDRTVMTYTFAAEEARRLNGETISMDAAPGGENRTAYTVREPIGVIGAITPFNFPMNLVAHKLGPALAAGNTVVLKPATQTPLSSYFIGELFHEAGLPEGALNIVTGKGSEIGQHFTSDERVKALTFTGSPDVGKKLKKEAGLRKTLLELGSNSAVIVAEDADVSKVAPRCITGAFAYAGQVCISVQRIYVHENVFDEFVAKAVKETKKLKLGDPLAEETDVSSLISSEDVDRAISWIEEAENAGALIECGGKSEDHQIVQPTILLNVSSEVNLSCEEAFAPIVIINSFKTFDEAIEEVNNSRYGLQAGIFTNKVDLAFQAAKALHVGGVMINDIPTFRVDHMPYGGVKDSGFGREGIKYAIEELTELKLISFNHAKF from the coding sequence ATGAAGCAGCATTTATGGATCAATGGACAGAATATGGAAGCAAGCAAGTATCAGGAATTAAAGTCTCCTTACACGGATGAATTGCTGGCAGAGGTAGCCATTGCAGATCAGAATCAAGTAAAAGCAGCAGTTGACGCAGCAAGTGAAGCGATCAGTAAGATGAACGCTTTGCCTGCATATAAGCGTGCAGATATTTTATTGAAAACAGCCCATCTTCTTGCTGAACGAAAAGAAGAAGCGGCAGTGATTATTGCTAAAGAAGCCGCTAAACCAATTAAAACTGCGAGAGCAGAAGTGGACCGCACGGTTATGACATACACATTTGCCGCTGAGGAAGCGAGAAGGCTGAACGGTGAGACGATTTCAATGGATGCAGCGCCAGGCGGTGAAAACCGGACAGCCTACACAGTGCGCGAGCCAATCGGAGTTATTGGAGCGATCACGCCTTTTAATTTCCCGATGAATCTCGTTGCGCACAAGCTTGGGCCTGCTCTTGCCGCAGGCAATACAGTTGTATTAAAACCTGCGACGCAAACACCTTTAAGCTCCTACTTCATCGGAGAGCTTTTTCATGAAGCGGGTCTGCCTGAAGGCGCACTGAACATTGTAACGGGAAAAGGCAGTGAAATCGGCCAGCATTTTACATCAGATGAACGCGTAAAGGCCCTTACGTTTACAGGAAGTCCAGACGTCGGGAAAAAACTGAAAAAAGAAGCCGGCCTGAGAAAGACGCTGCTTGAATTAGGATCAAATTCAGCTGTCATTGTCGCGGAAGATGCTGATGTTTCAAAGGTAGCTCCAAGATGTATAACAGGAGCTTTCGCGTATGCGGGCCAGGTTTGCATATCCGTGCAGCGAATTTATGTACACGAAAACGTATTTGATGAGTTCGTTGCAAAGGCTGTTAAAGAGACGAAAAAACTTAAACTCGGCGATCCCCTTGCTGAAGAGACAGATGTCTCCTCATTAATCTCAAGTGAAGACGTGGATCGCGCCATTTCCTGGATTGAAGAAGCTGAGAATGCAGGAGCTCTAATCGAATGCGGCGGCAAATCAGAGGATCATCAGATTGTTCAGCCGACTATCTTGCTGAATGTCTCGTCTGAAGTCAATCTCTCCTGTGAGGAAGCATTTGCTCCAATTGTCATCATCAACTCATTCAAAACATTTGATGAAGCAATTGAAGAAGTGAACAACTCGAGATATGGTCTTCAAGCGGGCATATTTACAAATAAAGTCGACCTGGCCTTTCAAGCAGCAAAAGCCCTTCATGTCGGCGGTGTCATGATCAATGACATTCCAACCTTCCGTGTCGATCATATGCCATATGGCGGTGTGAAGGACAGCGGATTCGGCAGAGAAGGCATTAAATATGCCATTGAAGAACTGACCGAGTTGAAGCTGATCTCGTTTAATCATGCCAAGTTCTAA
- a CDS encoding peptidase yields MNNLQEQVCTWIEENRNRSIKLLKKMVEQRSVQGNEASAQAVVLEKCRQLSLDIDLWEPGGKLLKQHPHFVATRTSFKDSPNIVGVLKGKGDGKSVILNGHIDVVPEGDLEQWDVDPYQAVVTENRLYGRGSTDMKGGNVCLLMAMEAIKASGISLKGDVIFQSVIEEESGGAGTLAAILRGYKADAAIIPEPTKMKIFQKQQGSMWFRLKIKGRSAHGGTRYEGISAIEKSMLVVKHILELEKKRNEKINDALYNKVPIPVPINIGKIEGGTWPSSVADLVTLEGRCGIAPNETIEEVQREFQNWISGLSSKDEWFNEHPVELEWFGARWLPNEIGSEHPLTATLINSYKEIMDKEPIIEASPWGTDAGLISHAGDIPSIVFGPGETEVAHFPNEFIEIDKIIDCTKILAVFLMHWCGVSEQMFLQIDGKGK; encoded by the coding sequence ATGAATAACTTGCAAGAGCAAGTTTGCACATGGATAGAAGAAAATCGAAACCGGTCAATTAAATTACTTAAAAAGATGGTCGAACAGAGAAGTGTTCAGGGAAATGAGGCGTCAGCCCAAGCGGTCGTGCTGGAAAAATGCCGTCAGCTTAGCCTGGATATAGATCTGTGGGAGCCTGGCGGCAAACTCCTTAAACAGCACCCGCATTTTGTGGCAACGAGAACATCTTTTAAAGACAGCCCGAACATTGTCGGAGTTTTAAAAGGAAAAGGAGACGGGAAATCCGTTATTTTAAATGGACACATCGATGTCGTGCCGGAAGGCGACTTAGAGCAATGGGATGTGGACCCTTATCAGGCAGTGGTAACCGAAAACCGTCTTTATGGACGCGGATCGACGGATATGAAAGGCGGGAATGTCTGTCTTTTAATGGCAATGGAAGCTATTAAAGCATCAGGTATTTCCTTAAAGGGAGACGTCATTTTTCAAAGTGTCATTGAAGAAGAAAGCGGCGGAGCGGGAACTCTTGCTGCCATTTTACGCGGATACAAGGCAGATGCAGCTATTATTCCGGAGCCTACTAAAATGAAAATTTTTCAAAAACAGCAGGGATCTATGTGGTTCAGGCTGAAAATAAAGGGGCGTTCTGCACATGGGGGAACGAGATATGAGGGAATCAGCGCCATTGAAAAAAGCATGCTGGTTGTCAAGCATATCCTGGAGCTTGAAAAAAAGCGAAACGAAAAAATAAACGATGCTCTTTACAATAAGGTTCCGATTCCAGTTCCTATTAATATTGGAAAAATAGAAGGAGGCACGTGGCCATCCTCTGTGGCAGATCTTGTCACCTTAGAAGGAAGGTGCGGGATCGCACCGAATGAAACGATAGAAGAGGTGCAGAGAGAATTTCAAAATTGGATTTCTGGCCTTTCTTCAAAGGATGAATGGTTCAATGAACATCCGGTTGAACTGGAGTGGTTTGGGGCAAGGTGGCTTCCAAATGAAATCGGAAGCGAACATCCTCTAACCGCGACTTTGATAAATTCTTATAAAGAGATCATGGATAAAGAACCGATCATTGAAGCATCTCCTTGGGGAACAGATGCAGGCCTTATATCTCATGCAGGCGATATTCCTTCCATTGTATTTGGCCCCGGCGAAACAGAGGTGGCTCACTTTCCGAATGAATTTATTGAAATTGATAAAATCATCGACTGTACAAAAATTCTGGCTGTTTTCTTAATGCACTGGTGCGGTGTATCAGAGCAGATGTTTTTACAGATTGATGGAAAGGGTAAATAA
- a CDS encoding 3-oxoacid CoA-transferase subunit B has translation MGMGTEVRENIAKRAAQEIDNGMIVNLGIGIPSLVPNYLKNKPQVMIQAENGILGIGSTPLQGEEEETLCNAAGYPVTLEKGASYFDTTTAFGMIRRGCIDLTILGSLQVSEKGDLANWIVPGKRVPGMGGAMELAGKAKKVIVVMNHVNKNGDPKILTSCTLPLTSKQCVDLIITDMAVIEVHETGLILKEIMVPFTVQDVMKCTGAKLEIGMNL, from the coding sequence GTGGGTATGGGAACCGAAGTAAGAGAAAATATTGCGAAACGTGCAGCACAGGAAATTGATAACGGCATGATCGTCAATCTTGGCATAGGGATTCCCTCTCTCGTGCCGAATTATCTGAAAAACAAACCTCAAGTGATGATTCAGGCTGAAAACGGCATCCTCGGCATTGGATCAACACCTTTGCAAGGAGAAGAAGAGGAGACACTGTGCAATGCTGCAGGCTATCCTGTAACCCTGGAAAAAGGAGCCTCTTATTTTGACACAACCACAGCGTTTGGCATGATTCGAAGGGGGTGCATTGATTTGACGATTCTAGGTTCTCTCCAGGTAAGCGAAAAAGGAGACCTCGCCAATTGGATCGTACCTGGTAAGCGTGTGCCTGGAATGGGCGGAGCAATGGAACTTGCCGGAAAAGCAAAAAAAGTCATTGTCGTCATGAATCATGTCAATAAAAACGGCGATCCGAAAATTCTCACAAGCTGCACCCTGCCGCTTACATCCAAACAATGTGTCGATTTAATTATTACGGATATGGCGGTAATTGAAGTGCATGAGACAGGACTTATATTAAAAGAGATCATGGTTCCATTCACAGTCCAGGATGTGATGAAATGCACAGGAGCAAAGCTTGAAATCGGCATGAATCTTTGA
- a CDS encoding CoA transferase subunit A, producing the protein MCMIANSFQKIRLIDEIIGKINDGCTLMAGGFGGVGTPPSLIDAILEKEVRELEIICNDTGFPHIGIGKLISAGRVRKVIASHIGSNPIAGNLMSEGKLEVEFSPQGTLGERIRAGGMGLGGILSDVGMGSEIAEKGKELVQVEGRTYFIETALTADVAIICGKTADEFGNIIYKKSARNMNPLMAMAGDYTIAEVDEIVTLGELDPEAIITPGVFVQAIVQSEGVNWKWVWEPK; encoded by the coding sequence ATCTGTATGATTGCTAACTCTTTTCAGAAAATCAGACTAATTGATGAGATTATAGGCAAAATCAATGACGGCTGCACGCTGATGGCAGGTGGATTTGGCGGTGTTGGCACCCCTCCGTCTTTGATTGACGCGATTTTGGAAAAAGAGGTCCGGGAACTCGAAATTATCTGCAATGACACTGGTTTTCCGCATATCGGAATAGGGAAACTGATCTCGGCAGGGCGTGTCCGAAAAGTAATTGCCTCGCATATTGGCTCAAATCCAATCGCCGGAAACTTGATGTCAGAAGGCAAGCTCGAAGTGGAATTTTCGCCGCAGGGAACTCTTGGCGAGCGAATCCGTGCCGGCGGAATGGGTCTTGGAGGCATTTTGTCAGATGTAGGCATGGGAAGTGAGATTGCAGAAAAAGGAAAAGAGCTTGTGCAAGTGGAAGGGCGCACCTATTTTATTGAAACAGCCTTAACTGCTGATGTGGCCATCATTTGCGGAAAGACAGCGGATGAATTCGGAAACATCATCTACAAAAAAAGTGCACGGAATATGAACCCGCTTATGGCCATGGCAGGAGATTATACCATTGCGGAAGTCGATGAAATCGTAACTTTAGGCGAGCTTGATCCCGAAGCCATCATCACCCCGGGTGTATTTGTTCAAGCCATCGTACAAAGTGAAGGGGTGAACTGGAAGTGGGTATGGGAACCGAAGTAA
- a CDS encoding aspartate aminotransferase family protein, with the protein MEREYLIKPMLDESYKKVSHGQGVYLYDTSGKKYLDGSSGAVTCSIGHGVSEIVEAMVEQAREVSFVYRSQFSSYAAEGLSKKLAEMTPGDLNWTFLVNSGSEAIETAMKTAIQYFQEKNMPKKTKIISRWMSYHGITIGALSLSGYPERRFRFQPLLEANPVVSPAYCYRCPYGLKPSSCKAKCTEELETAIRRVGADHVAAFVAEPVVGAAGAAITPPEGYYEKIRDICDRNDILFIADEVMTGIGRTGKTLAMEHWGALPDIVALGKGLSAGYAPVAATLISDRVMRPIQQGSKLIMSGHTYSANPQSAAVSLAVLHYIEKNQLNDAASEKGKILIKHLQKLQEKTEIIGDVRGKGLLIGIEFVINQTTKQPFPKSYNLTSRIIKKANQNGLLVYPSAAGIEGGDGDAILIAPPLTINDEELNELVQLFSKTTAEIEAEVLPMS; encoded by the coding sequence ATGGAGAGGGAGTACTTAATTAAACCGATGCTTGATGAAAGCTATAAAAAGGTCAGCCATGGACAAGGTGTTTATTTATACGATACTTCTGGCAAGAAATATTTGGATGGATCATCTGGAGCTGTAACTTGTTCAATCGGACATGGTGTCAGTGAAATAGTGGAGGCTATGGTGGAGCAGGCGCGAGAAGTATCGTTTGTCTATCGGTCCCAATTCTCTAGCTATGCAGCAGAGGGCCTGTCAAAGAAGCTTGCAGAGATGACGCCGGGTGATCTTAACTGGACCTTTCTGGTCAACAGCGGATCTGAAGCCATTGAAACGGCCATGAAGACAGCAATACAGTATTTTCAGGAAAAAAACATGCCTAAAAAAACAAAAATTATTTCCAGGTGGATGAGCTACCACGGGATTACAATTGGCGCGCTTTCTTTATCAGGCTATCCAGAGCGCCGTTTCCGGTTTCAGCCGCTGCTTGAAGCAAATCCGGTGGTATCTCCTGCGTACTGTTATCGTTGTCCATATGGATTAAAACCCTCCTCTTGCAAGGCGAAATGTACAGAAGAATTGGAAACGGCAATAAGAAGAGTCGGTGCTGATCACGTTGCTGCTTTTGTTGCAGAGCCGGTTGTCGGTGCAGCGGGAGCAGCAATTACACCTCCAGAAGGATATTACGAAAAAATCCGCGATATTTGTGATCGAAATGACATTCTGTTCATAGCGGATGAAGTCATGACAGGCATTGGAAGAACAGGAAAAACTCTTGCGATGGAGCATTGGGGAGCATTGCCTGACATCGTTGCACTCGGGAAAGGATTAAGTGCCGGTTATGCTCCAGTTGCTGCTACTTTAATCAGTGACAGGGTGATGCGGCCAATTCAGCAAGGATCAAAATTAATCATGAGCGGGCATACGTACAGCGCGAATCCTCAATCCGCAGCTGTCAGTCTCGCAGTCTTGCATTATATTGAAAAAAATCAATTGAACGATGCAGCTTCTGAAAAAGGAAAGATACTGATCAAACACCTGCAAAAATTGCAGGAAAAAACAGAAATCATTGGAGATGTCAGGGGAAAAGGATTATTAATAGGAATTGAATTTGTTATAAACCAGACGACCAAACAGCCTTTTCCGAAATCTTATAATCTTACGAGCCGCATCATTAAGAAAGCAAATCAGAACGGGCTGCTTGTCTATCCGTCTGCTGCTGGAATTGAAGGCGGCGACGGCGACGCCATATTAATTGCCCCGCCGCTGACCATTAATGATGAAGAGCTAAACGAACTTGTCCAGCTATTTTCAAAAACGACAGCAGAAATAGAAGCCGAAGTGCTGCCAATGTCATAA
- a CDS encoding GNAT family N-acetyltransferase — MSLIIRHPNEMDFDALTALMYEYIVDFYQCPKPPEQKIHQLIKTLQQEEKGIQFLAEENGKAVGFATLYFTYSTTRAEPITIMNDLYVAEAYRGSKAAEKLFKSCQTYSKQHQYAAMTWETARDNARAQRFYEKMGGRKGDFLTYSI; from the coding sequence ATGTCACTAATCATACGTCATCCAAATGAAATGGATTTTGATGCTCTGACAGCGCTTATGTATGAATATATCGTCGATTTTTATCAATGTCCAAAACCTCCAGAGCAAAAAATTCATCAGTTGATTAAGACACTTCAGCAAGAAGAGAAGGGTATTCAATTTTTGGCGGAGGAAAACGGCAAGGCTGTCGGATTCGCGACACTTTATTTCACTTACAGCACAACTAGAGCTGAACCCATTACGATTATGAATGACCTTTATGTTGCCGAAGCATACAGGGGATCTAAAGCAGCAGAAAAACTTTTCAAAAGCTGCCAGACATACAGCAAGCAGCATCAATATGCTGCCATGACCTGGGAAACAGCGCGGGATAATGCAAGAGCACAGCGCTTTTATGAAAAGATGGGAGGCAGAAAAGGAGACTTTCTGACCTACTCCATTTGA
- a CDS encoding nucleotidyltransferase domain-containing protein, with translation MDPVAAAKRIIEKRYPSCKAAVLSGSVVRGESTKTSDLDLVIFDQALESSYRESYVMFEWPVEAFVHNFESYRQFFQSDCKSGTPSMPRMVYEGLVLKGEDLLEPIKREAQELLEKGPDPLSKEDIEMRRYFITDALDDFTGSGKRSEEIFIAAVLAELIHEFVLLTNGIYIGKSKWIPRALMQYDPVFAAEFTSVFDEYYRTGCKDNVIALTDSILEPHGGRFFEGFSLGKKE, from the coding sequence CTGGATCCAGTAGCAGCTGCAAAAAGAATCATAGAAAAACGGTACCCATCATGCAAAGCCGCTGTATTATCAGGCAGTGTGGTAAGAGGGGAAAGCACTAAAACGTCAGATCTTGATCTCGTTATTTTTGATCAAGCATTAGAGTCTTCCTACCGGGAATCATATGTTATGTTTGAATGGCCAGTCGAAGCATTCGTCCATAATTTCGAGTCATACCGGCAGTTTTTTCAGAGTGACTGCAAAAGCGGCACGCCATCCATGCCGAGAATGGTATATGAAGGACTTGTCTTAAAAGGAGAAGATTTGCTTGAGCCAATTAAAAGGGAAGCTCAGGAACTTTTAGAAAAAGGTCCGGATCCTCTTTCGAAAGAAGATATAGAAATGAGACGCTATTTTATAACTGATGCACTTGATGATTTTACGGGGAGCGGCAAACGCTCGGAAGAAATTTTTATTGCTGCGGTACTCGCAGAGCTGATCCATGAATTTGTCCTGCTGACAAATGGAATATATATAGGGAAATCAAAATGGATTCCAAGGGCTCTCATGCAGTATGATCCTGTATTCGCCGCTGAATTCACCTCCGTTTTTGACGAGTATTACCGTACAGGATGCAAAGACAATGTTATTGCCTTGACGGATTCGATTTTGGAGCCCCACGGCGGCAGATTTTTTGAAGGGTTTTCACTGGGAAAAAAAGAATAG
- a CDS encoding S-adenosylmethionine decarboxylase, producing the protein MLLFQAAKDNGMHILSTYFHPFHPPGVTGVIVLSTSHMSIHT; encoded by the coding sequence TTGCTGCTTTTTCAAGCAGCAAAGGACAACGGAATGCACATTTTATCCACATACTTCCACCCTTTTCATCCCCCTGGTGTAACTGGGGTCATTGTTTTATCCACCTCCCATATGTCGATTCACACATAG
- a CDS encoding MarR family transcriptional regulator: MNIKRSENIVSLFEIFVSLERKWTNDWNHLNQVGLSKTHILILQILETEGLKRPSILAEQLQITTGGVTVLTSKLIKDGFVQKCQNERDRRAYNLEITDSGKDLLKSARSQINQQIQKMFGMLSDEEIQNLRDIFYKCLMGQ, from the coding sequence ATGAATATAAAAAGAAGTGAAAATATCGTCTCCTTATTTGAGATATTCGTTTCACTTGAACGTAAATGGACGAATGACTGGAATCATCTGAACCAGGTCGGCCTTTCGAAAACTCATATTTTGATATTGCAAATTCTTGAAACGGAAGGGCTGAAGCGTCCGTCAATACTTGCAGAACAATTACAGATTACTACTGGCGGTGTGACCGTCCTCACAAGCAAACTTATCAAAGACGGGTTTGTCCAAAAATGTCAAAACGAACGCGACCGCAGAGCATACAATCTTGAAATCACGGATTCTGGTAAAGATCTTCTGAAGTCGGCCAGGAGCCAAATCAATCAGCAGATCCAAAAAATGTTCGGAATGCTTTCAGATGAAGAAATTCAGAATTTGCGGGATATCTTTTACAAATGTTTAATGGGGCAATAA
- a CDS encoding GTP pyrophosphokinase family protein: protein MNFDQLKKIKKELTRFMMSYKFALEEINTKINILEQEFQYIHEYNPIEHVSSRLKSPDSIVNKIYRKNYDLSLTDIKKNIKDIAGVRITCSFLSDIYQISEMIQNQKDITVIECKDYIKNPKPNGYQSLHLIVEIPVFMSDRQEDILVEVQIRTIAMDFWASLEHKIYYKYNKEIPDRLTKELKEAAVSAAELDLKMEKLHNEMTDLKEAEEPAGELSQLLLSNKQFKLPIDLLNSLK from the coding sequence ATGAATTTTGATCAGCTTAAGAAAATAAAAAAAGAATTAACGCGCTTTATGATGTCCTATAAATTTGCGTTAGAAGAAATAAACACGAAAATAAATATCCTTGAACAGGAATTTCAATATATTCATGAGTATAATCCGATTGAACATGTCAGCTCGCGTCTGAAGTCTCCTGATAGCATTGTAAACAAAATTTACAGGAAGAACTACGACCTTTCCCTGACAGATATTAAAAAGAACATTAAAGACATAGCAGGTGTTCGCATCACCTGTTCTTTTTTGTCTGACATCTATCAAATCAGCGAGATGATTCAAAACCAAAAAGATATCACCGTCATTGAATGCAAGGATTATATAAAAAATCCTAAGCCAAACGGCTATCAAAGTCTGCATTTAATAGTGGAAATTCCAGTGTTTATGTCAGACCGCCAGGAAGACATCCTTGTAGAGGTACAAATTAGAACGATCGCGATGGATTTTTGGGCAAGCCTTGAACACAAGATTTATTATAAATATAATAAGGAAATTCCTGATCGGCTTACAAAAGAATTAAAAGAAGCGGCAGTTTCTGCTGCGGAACTAGACCTCAAAATGGAGAAGCTTCATAATGAAATGACAGATTTAAAAGAAGCAGAGGAACCAGCCGGGGAACTGTCCCAGCTGCTGTTAAGCAATAAACAATTTAAGCTTCCCATTGATTTATTAAACTCATTAAAATAA
- the spx gene encoding transcriptional regulator Spx has product MAITIFTSCSCTSCRKSKMWMEEHGISYIERNILTQPLTMKELKQILHMTEEGTDEILSTRSKQFQELDMNLDALHLQELLALIQEKPGIMRCPIILDEKRFLVGFNEDEIRKFLPRNIRAYLLKLLEAKTMLPN; this is encoded by the coding sequence ATGGCCATTACTATATTTACGTCTTGCAGCTGTACATCTTGCAGAAAGTCAAAAATGTGGATGGAAGAGCATGGAATTTCCTATATAGAAAGAAATATTCTTACTCAGCCTTTAACAATGAAAGAACTAAAACAAATTCTTCACATGACAGAAGAGGGGACAGATGAAATTCTATCCACCCGCTCAAAGCAATTTCAGGAATTGGATATGAATTTAGATGCATTGCATCTGCAGGAATTACTTGCACTTATTCAAGAGAAGCCGGGAATTATGCGCTGCCCGATCATACTTGATGAAAAACGTTTTTTAGTGGGATTTAACGAAGATGAGATCCGGAAATTCCTTCCCCGCAATATACGGGCCTACCTTTTAAAACTGCTTGAAGCGAAAACAATGCTGCCTAATTAA
- a CDS encoding amidase, with amino-acid sequence MDLYTYAKYDGTGLAELVKKKEVTPKELTEAAFKQIEHVNPILNGVVRTRQEKVLKELAQLDLQKQPFAGVPMLLKDISQAVEGEPLTAGSRLLKDNISGKDSNFVARLRHAGFLFLGHTNTPEFGLKNITEPEVHGQTKNPWNTKYSAGGSSGGSAASVAAGIVPIAGASDGGGSIRIPASFTSLFGLKPTRGRTPVGPSVGRQWQGASIDFVLTKTVRDSAAMLDILQIIQPEAAFHTPLFAGKYTDVSKKGIKRPLRVAFQTQSPVGTPVSDEAITAVNRMVKWLEDQGHEVEERGNGIDGVRLMENYYIMNNGEMAATILGLEKMLGRPIAANDVEIVTWVLSVAGHSVTAAEFTQSLAEWDTAAAQMAAFHETFDLYLTPATAFPAPKAGELTQTEEEIQSLLKVSELKKEEHLSFVYDMFLKSLTVTPFTQLANLTGQPAMSVPTHITAEGLPLGVQFVAPKGKEDMLLALAGQLEQSDLWIGMEGNPFF; translated from the coding sequence GTGGATTTATATACATATGCAAAATACGATGGCACTGGACTTGCCGAATTGGTGAAAAAGAAAGAAGTAACACCGAAAGAATTGACAGAAGCCGCTTTTAAACAAATTGAGCATGTCAATCCTATCTTAAATGGTGTGGTCCGCACGCGGCAGGAAAAGGTTTTAAAAGAGCTTGCGCAGCTGGATCTTCAGAAGCAGCCGTTTGCGGGGGTACCCATGCTGCTGAAGGATATTTCTCAGGCGGTTGAAGGGGAACCTTTAACGGCAGGATCAAGGCTCCTTAAAGATAACATTTCAGGCAAAGATTCTAATTTTGTTGCACGGTTAAGACACGCGGGATTTTTATTTTTGGGCCATACGAACACTCCTGAATTTGGTTTAAAAAATATTACAGAGCCTGAAGTTCATGGACAGACGAAGAATCCATGGAATACAAAGTACTCAGCAGGCGGGTCGAGCGGCGGATCAGCAGCGAGCGTGGCTGCAGGCATAGTTCCGATTGCCGGCGCAAGTGACGGGGGAGGCTCAATCCGAATTCCGGCCTCTTTTACGAGCCTGTTTGGACTAAAACCTACTAGAGGAAGAACGCCAGTAGGACCAAGTGTCGGCAGGCAATGGCAGGGAGCTTCGATTGACTTTGTGCTGACAAAAACCGTCCGCGACAGTGCCGCTATGCTTGATATTCTCCAAATCATTCAGCCGGAAGCTGCTTTCCATACCCCGTTGTTTGCAGGCAAATATACGGATGTTTCGAAAAAAGGGATAAAACGCCCTTTACGGGTAGCGTTTCAAACCCAGTCTCCTGTCGGAACACCAGTCAGTGACGAAGCAATTACAGCCGTTAATCGTATGGTGAAGTGGCTTGAAGATCAGGGGCATGAAGTAGAAGAGCGCGGAAACGGCATCGACGGTGTCAGACTGATGGAAAACTACTATATTATGAATAATGGTGAAATGGCTGCAACTATTCTCGGCCTTGAAAAAATGCTCGGCAGACCAATTGCAGCAAATGACGTAGAAATTGTGACTTGGGTGTTAAGTGTTGCAGGACATTCCGTAACCGCTGCCGAATTTACACAGAGTCTGGCTGAATGGGATACTGCAGCTGCTCAAATGGCTGCTTTTCATGAAACGTTCGATTTGTATTTAACTCCGGCAACTGCATTTCCAGCTCCTAAAGCCGGGGAGCTCACCCAGACTGAAGAAGAAATCCAGTCGCTGCTGAAGGTAAGTGAGCTGAAAAAAGAAGAACATTTATCATTCGTTTATGACATGTTCTTAAAGAGCTTAACGGTTACACCTTTTACACAGCTTGCAAACCTGACAGGACAGCCTGCGATGAGTGTGCCCACTCATATCACAGCTGAAGGATTGCCTTTGGGTGTTCAATTTGTGGCACCTAAAGGGAAAGAAGACATGCTTCTTGCACTGGCAGGTCAGCTTGAACAATCTGATCTGTGGATTGGCATGGAAGGGAATCCATTTTTCTAA
- a CDS encoding SRPBCC family protein: MVDVFTEIEIKCTAEKVSAFASDPDNAPEWYVNIHSAEWMTAKSLTIGSQIAFKAKFLRRELSYVYEIAEFIPGERMVMRTADGPFPMETIYTWQAADQHTTRMTLQNIGNPTGFSKRLAPFMSIMMKRANTKDLKKLKNILENR; this comes from the coding sequence ATGGTCGACGTATTCACTGAGATAGAAATCAAGTGCACTGCTGAAAAGGTGTCAGCGTTTGCTTCAGATCCTGACAATGCACCTGAATGGTATGTAAATATTCATTCGGCAGAATGGATGACCGCAAAATCGTTAACAATTGGCTCTCAAATTGCATTTAAAGCAAAATTCCTCAGGAGGGAGCTCTCGTATGTTTATGAAATTGCAGAATTCATTCCAGGTGAAAGAATGGTCATGAGAACGGCTGACGGACCTTTTCCAATGGAGACCATCTACACTTGGCAGGCAGCTGATCAGCATACAACCCGAATGACACTTCAAAATATAGGGAATCCGACAGGCTTTTCAAAACGGTTAGCTCCGTTTATGTCTATCATGATGAAAAGAGCGAATACCAAAGATTTAAAAAAACTGAAGAACATCCTGGAAAATAGATAA